One part of the Candidatus Kouleothrix ribensis genome encodes these proteins:
- a CDS encoding helix-turn-helix domain-containing protein: MPRLLLGDPTARAPFLDDLFGALRATRHGEQLEKTLLAWTRGGFRLKQTAQSLCVHPKTVSYRLERCAELCGLDLASPDTRFRLQLAVQILALPDNLLPGSLSV; encoded by the coding sequence GTGCCTCGCCTGCTGCTGGGCGACCCGACTGCGCGCGCGCCATTCCTTGATGATCTCTTCGGCGCGTTGCGAGCCACACGCCACGGTGAGCAGCTGGAAAAAACCCTGCTAGCATGGACCAGGGGCGGCTTTCGCCTGAAACAGACCGCGCAGAGCCTCTGCGTGCATCCAAAGACCGTGAGCTACCGGCTCGAGCGCTGTGCCGAGCTATGCGGCCTTGATCTGGCTAGCCCTGATACGCGCTTCCGTCTGCAGCTTGCCGTACAAATCTTAGCCCTGCCGGATAATCTACTCCCGGGAAGCTTATCCGTCTGA
- the hydA gene encoding dihydropyrimidinase: protein MRTLITNGTIVTAASTYQADLLIDNGVIAQIGRQLSVGDVEQIDATGKYVFPGAIDVHTHIDTPFGKYTTVDDWRAGTIAAACGGTTTVVDFALQARGQSLRSAIDGWHSKAEGKAVIDYSFHAMIQDLSDSVRQEIPLMIAEGIPSFKVFMAYKGLVQADDETLFRTLLLAREHGGLTMVHAENGDAIVVLQQRLAAEGKLAPKYWALSRPPELEGEATHRAIVLAQLAEAPLYVVHMTNSLAVDALSAARSRGQPVYGETCPQYLMLSVDQLAEPDGMGAKYICAPPLRSSEHQAALWQALANGTLQTVGTDHSAWMFKGQKDQSLDDFRGIINGMPGIEERLFVLYTYGVLAGRMSLNRFVDVTATAPARLFGLYPRKGDIAIGADADLVVWDPEVAWTLSVDRMHSKVDYCVYEGLEVRGATAYVLSRGAVVVRDHQFVGQAGAGRFLRRLPFRPLL, encoded by the coding sequence GTGCGTACACTCATCACGAACGGAACAATTGTGACAGCGGCCAGCACCTACCAGGCCGATCTGCTGATCGATAATGGTGTAATCGCCCAGATCGGTCGTCAGCTGAGCGTGGGCGATGTCGAGCAAATCGACGCGACTGGTAAATATGTGTTCCCTGGCGCAATCGATGTACACACGCATATCGACACTCCCTTCGGCAAGTACACGACAGTTGACGACTGGCGCGCGGGCACGATCGCCGCAGCATGTGGCGGTACGACCACTGTAGTCGACTTTGCGTTGCAGGCGCGCGGCCAGTCGCTGCGCTCGGCGATCGACGGCTGGCATAGCAAGGCCGAGGGCAAGGCGGTAATCGATTACAGCTTCCACGCAATGATCCAGGATCTGAGCGACTCGGTGCGGCAGGAGATCCCGCTGATGATCGCCGAGGGCATCCCCAGTTTCAAGGTATTCATGGCCTACAAGGGTCTGGTGCAGGCTGACGACGAGACGCTCTTCCGCACACTGTTGCTGGCGCGCGAACACGGCGGGCTCACGATGGTGCATGCCGAAAACGGCGACGCGATTGTGGTGCTGCAGCAGCGGCTTGCCGCCGAGGGTAAGCTTGCCCCCAAGTACTGGGCGCTGAGCCGCCCACCCGAGCTCGAAGGCGAAGCCACGCACCGCGCGATTGTGCTGGCGCAGCTGGCCGAGGCACCGCTGTATGTGGTGCACATGACCAACAGCCTGGCGGTCGATGCGCTTAGTGCCGCGCGCAGCCGTGGCCAGCCGGTGTATGGCGAAACCTGCCCGCAATACCTGATGCTCTCGGTTGACCAACTCGCCGAGCCCGATGGCATGGGCGCCAAGTATATCTGTGCGCCGCCGCTGCGATCGAGCGAGCATCAGGCCGCGCTCTGGCAAGCGCTGGCCAACGGCACACTGCAGACGGTTGGCACCGATCACTCGGCCTGGATGTTCAAGGGGCAAAAGGACCAGAGCCTCGACGACTTTCGCGGCATTATTAACGGCATGCCTGGCATCGAAGAGCGCCTGTTTGTGCTCTACACCTATGGCGTGCTAGCCGGGCGCATGAGTCTGAACCGCTTTGTCGATGTCACCGCAACCGCCCCGGCGCGGCTGTTTGGGCTCTACCCGCGCAAGGGCGATATTGCGATTGGCGCAGACGCCGACCTGGTTGTGTGGGATCCTGAGGTTGCCTGGACACTGAGCGTCGACCGGATGCATTCCAAAGTGGACTATTGTGTCTATGAAGGGCTTGAGGTGCGAGGAGCCACCGCGTATGTGCTCTCGCGCGGCGCCGTGGTAGTGCGCGATCATCAGTTTGTCGGCCAGGCCGGCGCCGGGCGATTTCTGCGGCGTCTGCCGTTCCGGCCGCTGCTCTAG
- a CDS encoding acyltransferase — protein MALPKAALIQFIGSSEKANNIAKAKRYVAEAASNGAQIVCLQELFNTTYFCYTEEPAFWDLAEPIDGPTVHEMRKVAAENRVVLVAPIYEKVIPGELYNTAVVLGPDGEIMGKYRKTSIPLVKANNLIGNEKFYFKPGNLGFPVWRTPFGVNIGVMICYDRHFPEHARLLALNGADLVLVPTATAGMSRYLWEIELQAHAIDNIYYIGGVNRVGLDEGGSPTQEYYGSSFFANPKGQIMSQAGDKNDEIVYAEIDLRMMEDLRNTWGFFRDRRPDVYGPLAV, from the coding sequence ATGGCTCTTCCCAAGGCCGCGCTGATCCAGTTTATCGGCTCATCGGAGAAGGCGAACAATATCGCGAAGGCCAAGCGCTATGTGGCCGAGGCGGCGAGCAATGGCGCACAAATCGTCTGCCTGCAAGAGCTGTTCAATACCACCTATTTCTGCTATACGGAGGAGCCAGCCTTCTGGGATCTGGCCGAGCCAATCGATGGCCCGACTGTTCACGAAATGCGGAAGGTTGCCGCCGAAAACCGGGTAGTGCTGGTCGCGCCAATTTACGAGAAGGTCATCCCGGGGGAGCTCTATAACACAGCGGTGGTTCTTGGCCCCGACGGCGAAATCATGGGCAAGTATCGCAAGACCAGCATTCCGTTAGTGAAGGCCAACAACCTGATCGGGAATGAGAAATTTTACTTCAAGCCGGGTAACCTCGGCTTCCCCGTCTGGCGCACTCCTTTTGGGGTCAACATCGGTGTGATGATTTGCTACGATCGGCATTTCCCCGAGCACGCCCGGCTGCTGGCGCTCAACGGCGCTGACCTGGTGTTGGTGCCGACTGCAACCGCCGGCATGTCACGCTATTTGTGGGAGATCGAGTTGCAGGCGCACGCGATCGACAACATCTATTACATCGGCGGCGTCAATCGCGTCGGACTCGACGAGGGCGGCTCGCCAACTCAGGAATACTACGGCAGCAGCTTCTTCGCTAATCCAAAAGGCCAGATCATGTCCCAGGCCGGCGACAAGAATGACGAAATCGTGTATGCCGAGATCGATCTGCGCATGATGGAAGATCTGCGCAACACCTGGGGCTTCTTCCGCGACCGTCGGCCGGACGTGTATGGCCCGCTAGCAGTGTAG